The Mytilus edulis chromosome 12, xbMytEdul2.2, whole genome shotgun sequence genome contains a region encoding:
- the LOC139499095 gene encoding uncharacterized protein, with protein sequence MSSLDEDDHAAIAKTYHSMDENGDGRVSMAEVKRASKRIGIDLSTDKLKQMMRNVDKNGDGYLDLGEFEKLITEYMKHDPNDIKTARKIFQAMDVDKDGKVTTSEIMKAMKVSKSDANDLLAEADANKDGKMSFEEFVKVMKGQTG encoded by the exons ATGAGTTCTTTGGATGAAGACGATCATGCAG CTATTGCTAAAACATATCATTCCATGGATGAAAATGGCGACGGTCGTGTTTCTATGGCGGAAGTGAAGAGAGCATCAAAAAGAATTGGTATCGATCTATCTACAGACAAACTAAAGCAGATGATGAGAAATGTTGATAAAAatg GAGATGGGTATCTGGACTTAGGTGAGTTCGAAAAGTTGATCACAGAATATATGAAGCATGACCCCAATGATATAAAGACAGCACGGAAAATATTCCAAGCCATGGATGTTGACAAAGATGGAAAAGTAACGACTTCAGAAATTATGAAGGCTATGAAAGTCTCCAAGTCAGATGCTAACGATCTCTTAGCGGAGGCAGATGCAAATAAAGACGGGAAAATGTCATTTGAAG AATTTGTCAAAGTTATGAAAGGACAGACCGGATAA
- the LOC139499089 gene encoding uncharacterized protein, whose amino-acid sequence MELPKEARDAIKKTYRAMDENGDGRVSVAEVRRASKRIGIEFSIDQIKQMMGELDDNGDGYINYPEFERMITTFIQEDSEEINAARKIFRSMDVDGDGKVTVPEIVSSLKVSKAEAKELMEEADTDNDGKMSFEEFLNVYRGQTG is encoded by the exons ATGGAATTACCAAAAGAAGCACGTGATG CTATAAAGAAGACATATCGTGCTATGGATGAGAATGGAGATGGTCGTGTCTCGGTAGCAGAGGTCAGGAGAGCTTCTAAACGTATAGGAATAGAGTTCAGCATTGATCAGATCAAGCAGATGATGGGGGAGCTAGACGATAACG GTGATGGTTATATAAATTATCCTGAATTTGAGAGGATGATTACAACCTTTATTCAAGAAGATTCAGAAGAAATAAATGCAGCAAGAAAAATATTCCGATCTATGGATGTAGACGGCGACGGCAAAGTGACAGTTCCGGAAATAGTATCTTCATTAAAAGTATCAAAAGCGGAAGCCAAAGAGCTTATGGAAGAGGCGGACACGGATAATGATGGGAAAATGTCGTTTGAAG aatttttgaaTGTTTACAGAGGACAGACTGGATAG
- the LOC139499091 gene encoding biogenesis of lysosome-related organelles complex 1 subunit 5-like has protein sequence MIDQTIFKDVNEIHARLLDHRPVLQGHINHFVQEFEDKRQNREPERLQKVLDNVKEMNEKLIPESQKAMQVFLPDVSAKVKVATEMCRKIEDGELLENKQLLQNRASRKERWDEFLKKQYHNCDEIDTDFNQQVERLKTHYEDLEDKLGYSTMASA, from the exons ATGTGAATGAGATTCATGCTAGACTGCTGGACCATAGACCAGTGTTACAAGGACATATCAACCACTTTGTACAAGAATTTGAG gATAAAAGACAAAACAGGGAACCAGAGAGATTACAAAAAGTTTTAGACAATGttaaagaaatgaacgaaaaactgATCCCAGAGAGTCAGAAAGCTATGCAGGTCTTCTTACCTGATGTTTCTGCCAAAG taaaagTTGCAACAGAAATGTGCAGAAAAATTGAAGATGGTGAATTACTTGAG AATAAACAGCTGTTACAGAACAGAGCATCAAGGAAAGAGAGATGGGATGAATTCCTAAAGAAACAATATCATAATTGTGATGAGATTGATACAGACTTTAATCAGCAAGTGGAACGTCTCAAAACACATTATGAAGACTTAGAGGATAAGTTAGGCTACTCGACCATGGCAAGTGCATGA